A stretch of the Pedobacter sp. MC2016-14 genome encodes the following:
- a CDS encoding sialate O-acetylesterase → MSNLNQYKYLFIPALLLVFLQAQAKVKLPAVISDYMVLQQKTDAAVWGKAAAGKKITITNTWNHKTYRTEADAQGNWKILMATPSYGGPYAMTISDGEPVIIMNILIGEVWVCSGQSNMEMPLAGWGKIKNYQQEIKDAKYPKIRLLQAVHVASNLPLEDAKLTTVGWRPCIPDFVGEFSAVAYFFAREVYQKTGVPIGLIHTSWGGTIAEAWTSKNTLKNIPDFAEAAAKIEAEATSIAKKSEAQQYIDWKEKLMQKDAGYRNGEPIWLSKSVDESSWMQLAQPGYWEDTVLPDFDGVVYLRKKITFPPSWAGKQVKLSLGTIDDNDITYFDGEKIGETEGYNVPRNYILSADKVTAGAHTIAIRVFDGGNGGGIYGEKKALALICDNGEQISLDGNWLYRVGLNLKEVGPPPPFMQSANRATVLYNAMINPFIPYAIRGAIWYQGESNADRAHQYRTLFPAMIKDWRSHWNQGDFPFYYVQLANYMKADAEPVASAWAELRDAQLQTLSLPNTGMAVTIDVGNPDDIHPKNKQEVGRRLALIALAKTYKKNILFSGPVLEAHQLEGNAIRLTFKFSEGGLSAKGGELKGFAIAGADQKFYWAKAVIKGNQILVSNAAVPNPVAVRYGWGNNPESNLYNGAGLPASPFKTDTWKDLTFDKK, encoded by the coding sequence ATGTCAAACCTAAATCAATATAAATACCTGTTCATACCCGCTTTGCTTCTAGTTTTTTTACAAGCGCAGGCCAAAGTAAAACTACCCGCTGTGATCAGTGATTACATGGTGCTTCAGCAAAAAACAGATGCTGCGGTTTGGGGAAAAGCAGCTGCTGGCAAGAAGATCACAATTACCAATACCTGGAACCATAAAACCTATCGAACAGAAGCGGATGCGCAGGGAAACTGGAAAATCCTGATGGCCACACCTTCTTACGGGGGACCTTATGCCATGACCATTTCTGATGGGGAGCCTGTGATCATCATGAACATCTTAATCGGAGAAGTTTGGGTATGTTCAGGGCAGTCAAATATGGAAATGCCTTTGGCCGGATGGGGTAAAATAAAAAATTACCAACAGGAAATTAAGGATGCAAAGTATCCAAAAATCAGGTTGCTCCAGGCGGTACATGTAGCAAGTAATTTACCGCTGGAAGATGCTAAATTAACAACGGTTGGATGGCGACCATGCATTCCTGATTTTGTAGGAGAGTTTTCTGCTGTTGCGTATTTTTTCGCAAGAGAAGTGTATCAAAAAACAGGTGTTCCAATAGGCCTTATTCATACCTCATGGGGCGGCACTATAGCAGAAGCCTGGACGAGTAAAAATACACTTAAAAACATTCCAGATTTTGCAGAAGCTGCCGCTAAAATTGAGGCTGAAGCAACTTCCATCGCAAAGAAGTCAGAGGCCCAGCAGTATATAGACTGGAAAGAAAAATTGATGCAAAAGGATGCCGGTTACAGGAATGGGGAACCAATTTGGTTGTCTAAATCCGTTGATGAATCCTCCTGGATGCAGCTGGCTCAGCCCGGTTATTGGGAAGATACCGTCCTGCCCGATTTCGATGGCGTGGTTTACCTGCGTAAAAAAATAACCTTTCCTCCATCATGGGCAGGCAAACAAGTCAAGCTGAGCCTTGGCACAATTGACGACAATGACATTACTTACTTTGATGGGGAGAAAATTGGTGAAACCGAAGGTTATAATGTCCCGCGTAATTATATCCTCTCCGCAGATAAGGTTACAGCAGGCGCGCACACAATTGCCATCAGGGTTTTTGATGGTGGTAACGGTGGTGGCATTTACGGCGAAAAAAAGGCGCTGGCCTTAATTTGCGACAATGGCGAGCAAATTTCACTGGATGGAAACTGGCTGTATCGTGTTGGCCTGAATTTAAAAGAGGTAGGCCCGCCGCCACCCTTTATGCAATCGGCAAATCGGGCAACGGTGTTGTACAATGCGATGATCAATCCTTTTATACCATACGCCATCCGTGGGGCAATCTGGTACCAGGGAGAAAGTAATGCCGACCGTGCACATCAATATCGAACACTTTTCCCCGCAATGATCAAAGACTGGAGAAGCCATTGGAACCAGGGAGATTTTCCTTTCTATTATGTTCAGCTCGCCAACTATATGAAGGCCGATGCTGAACCCGTAGCCTCAGCATGGGCAGAATTGAGGGATGCGCAACTGCAAACCCTTTCCCTGCCGAATACAGGAATGGCTGTAACCATTGATGTTGGTAATCCAGATGATATACACCCAAAAAATAAACAAGAGGTTGGCCGTCGTCTGGCTTTGATTGCCCTGGCAAAAACGTATAAAAAAAATATTCTCTTTTCAGGCCCTGTATTGGAGGCCCATCAGCTGGAAGGAAATGCCATCCGCCTTACATTTAAATTCAGCGAAGGTGGTTTAAGCGCCAAAGGAGGAGAATTGAAGGGCTTTGCTATAGCAGGTGCAGATCAAAAGTTTTATTGGGCAAAAGCGGTGATAAAAGGCAATCAAATCCTGGTAAGTAATGCCGCCGTTCCAAACCCTGTAGCTGTACGCTATGGCTGGGGAAATAATCCGGAAAGTAATTTATACAATGGCGCTGGTCTTCCAGCCTCGCCTTTTAAAACAGATACCTGGAAAGACCTAACTTTTGATAAGAAATAA
- a CDS encoding SDR family NAD(P)-dependent oxidoreductase, which yields MQLLKDKIIFLTGGSKGIGFECAKKYVEAGATLAIVSNDDASLVHCQELFGSRHTTISCDVSNAADVEKAINYTVKKFGRIDAIHNNAGIANPSKPLHDTTAEEWEALFNVNLKSMFYTTKFGLKDLIASEGCILTTSSLVAEIGQENHAAYTATKGAINALTKSMALDYAKYKIRVNAVAPAGVWTPMLEEWATAQENAAEIKEYLDKIHALNYCPAGDVIADACVFLLSDKARFMTGVIMPVSGGAELGYRRSN from the coding sequence ATGCAATTATTAAAAGATAAAATCATATTTCTTACCGGAGGCTCCAAAGGCATCGGCTTTGAATGTGCAAAAAAATATGTTGAGGCGGGAGCAACACTAGCTATCGTTTCTAACGATGATGCTTCCTTGGTACATTGTCAGGAATTGTTTGGCAGCCGGCACACTACTATATCATGCGATGTATCAAATGCTGCCGATGTGGAGAAAGCAATAAATTATACGGTTAAAAAATTTGGCCGGATCGATGCAATTCATAACAATGCAGGCATTGCAAACCCATCAAAACCCTTGCATGATACAACCGCAGAAGAATGGGAAGCTTTATTTAATGTAAACCTTAAAAGTATGTTTTATACCACCAAATTCGGCTTAAAAGACCTTATCGCTTCCGAGGGTTGTATCTTAACCACCAGCAGTTTAGTAGCTGAAATTGGACAGGAGAATCATGCGGCATACACGGCCACAAAAGGCGCCATCAATGCCCTTACCAAGTCTATGGCTTTAGACTACGCAAAATATAAAATAAGGGTAAATGCAGTAGCACCCGCTGGCGTATGGACGCCAATGCTGGAAGAATGGGCAACTGCCCAGGAGAATGCGGCAGAGATTAAAGAATATTTGGATAAAATCCATGCGCTAAATTATTGCCCGGCGGGAGACGTCATTGCAGATGCCTGCGTATTCCTGCTTTCAGATAAGGCCAGGTTTATGACCGGGGTTATCATGCCGGTAAGCGGTGGTGCAGAACTTGGGTACAGACGTAGCAATTAA
- a CDS encoding glycoside hydrolase N-terminal domain-containing protein, whose translation MLKKSLNAKMILLIILLLPLKQLLAQNKSMTLWDNRPAQTWMTEAYPLGNGRMGGMVFGGIARERIQFNEISLWTGDEQETGAYQAFGDLYINFQASESNPVAYKRQLDISRAVQEITYSSNNVAYKRQYFCSYPDQVMVMHFTANKKAAYSAVIQLSDAHQSTTSAEGTRIKISGKLPNGLKYQATALLKNVGGTCIAEPDGKGGSQLNLKGADGLTIILSAATDYSNQRAKKWRAEDPAIKVNQAIDIAARKTFQQLMTRHLQDYQSLFGRVALSLGTTAPEIAASATHERLINYKKKQDPELEALLFQYGRYLLISSSRKGGLPANLQGLWNESNNPPWRSDYHSNINIQMNYWLAEPANLSECHFPYLDYINSMREVKKENTQKEYPGVRGWTVKTENNIFGGESFTWNTPGSAWYVQDLWEHYAFTKDKAYLKNFAYPILKEVTMFWDDHLKRRPDGTLVSPMGWSPEHGPTEDGVSYDQQIVYDLFTNYIASADILGIDKTYKDRITTLRANLLQPKIGKWGQLQEWETDRDDPKDTHRHASHLFGLHPGKQFSVSKTPELAKAAKVSLTARGDESTGWSMAWKMNFWARLHDGDHAYTILKNFITLVGGSGVNYDNGGGVYANLFCAHPPFQIDGNLGYTAGIAEMLVQSQTEEIELLPALPKAWANGSAKGLKARGNFELSHLEWRAGKLVKLSLKSLSGGLCKLRSSQKLSGDFQALKTGKDGQDYVYHFNTTAGKTYEFTSAL comes from the coding sequence ATGCTCAAGAAATCCTTAAATGCTAAAATGATACTGCTTATTATTTTGCTCCTCCCTCTTAAACAGCTGCTGGCGCAAAATAAAAGCATGACCTTGTGGGACAACAGGCCCGCTCAGACCTGGATGACAGAAGCCTACCCTTTGGGTAACGGACGAATGGGCGGAATGGTCTTTGGAGGAATTGCCCGGGAACGTATACAATTTAATGAAATCAGCCTCTGGACAGGTGATGAACAAGAAACAGGTGCTTACCAGGCATTTGGCGATTTGTACATCAACTTTCAAGCTTCAGAAAGTAATCCTGTAGCATATAAAAGGCAGTTAGACATTAGCCGCGCGGTTCAGGAAATCACCTACAGCAGCAACAATGTAGCCTACAAACGACAGTATTTCTGCAGTTATCCAGATCAGGTGATGGTAATGCATTTTACTGCGAATAAAAAAGCAGCCTATTCAGCGGTTATACAGCTTAGTGATGCACATCAATCCACTACATCGGCAGAGGGTACCCGCATTAAAATCTCCGGAAAATTACCCAATGGATTAAAATACCAGGCTACAGCATTGCTTAAAAATGTTGGGGGAACATGCATTGCAGAACCAGATGGTAAAGGCGGTTCTCAATTAAATTTAAAAGGAGCCGATGGACTAACAATTATCCTTTCTGCAGCAACAGACTATAGCAACCAGAGGGCAAAGAAATGGCGGGCAGAAGACCCGGCAATAAAAGTTAATCAAGCCATTGACATTGCAGCCAGAAAAACTTTTCAGCAGTTGATGACCAGGCACCTTCAGGATTATCAATCTCTGTTTGGAAGAGTTGCTTTAAGTTTAGGCACTACTGCTCCTGAAATAGCTGCTTCAGCTACTCATGAAAGACTTATAAACTACAAGAAGAAACAAGATCCGGAGTTAGAAGCTTTACTTTTTCAATATGGACGGTATTTATTAATCAGTTCTTCCAGAAAAGGGGGACTACCTGCAAACCTGCAAGGCTTATGGAATGAAAGCAATAACCCGCCATGGCGCTCAGACTACCACTCTAACATCAATATCCAAATGAATTATTGGCTTGCCGAGCCTGCTAATCTTTCAGAATGTCATTTCCCTTATCTAGACTATATCAATAGTATGAGGGAGGTTAAAAAAGAAAATACACAAAAGGAATATCCAGGCGTGAGGGGCTGGACGGTAAAAACAGAGAACAATATCTTCGGCGGTGAAAGCTTTACATGGAATACGCCAGGAAGCGCCTGGTATGTGCAGGATCTTTGGGAACACTATGCCTTTACCAAAGACAAAGCGTACCTGAAAAACTTTGCTTATCCCATATTAAAAGAAGTGACTATGTTTTGGGATGACCACCTCAAACGCAGGCCTGATGGTACTTTAGTTTCCCCTATGGGCTGGTCGCCAGAGCATGGGCCAACTGAAGATGGTGTGAGTTATGATCAGCAAATTGTATATGACCTTTTTACCAATTACATTGCTTCGGCAGACATTTTGGGGATAGATAAAACTTATAAAGACCGGATTACCACTTTAAGGGCCAATTTGCTACAACCCAAAATTGGCAAATGGGGGCAATTGCAAGAGTGGGAAACAGATCGGGACGATCCCAAAGATACCCACCGCCATGCTTCGCACCTTTTTGGACTGCACCCCGGTAAACAATTTAGCGTATCAAAAACACCCGAATTGGCAAAAGCAGCAAAAGTAAGCTTAACAGCCCGTGGCGACGAATCTACAGGATGGTCCATGGCCTGGAAAATGAATTTCTGGGCAAGACTGCATGATGGTGACCATGCCTACACCATTCTTAAAAACTTTATCACCCTTGTAGGCGGATCTGGGGTCAACTACGATAATGGCGGTGGTGTATATGCAAACTTGTTTTGCGCACATCCCCCGTTTCAGATTGACGGAAACCTGGGCTATACCGCAGGAATTGCAGAAATGCTTGTTCAAAGCCAAACAGAAGAGATAGAATTACTTCCTGCGCTTCCCAAAGCATGGGCAAATGGTTCTGCCAAGGGATTAAAGGCGAGAGGAAATTTTGAACTCAGCCATCTCGAATGGCGGGCAGGCAAGCTGGTTAAACTGAGCCTGAAATCTCTTTCTGGCGGCCTTTGTAAGCTCAGGTCTTCACAAAAGTTGAGCGGTGACTTTCAAGCGCTGAAAACCGGAAAAGACGGGCAGGATTATGTTTATCATTTTAATACTACAGCAGGTAAAACTTACGAATTCACGAGCGCCCTTTAA
- a CDS encoding GH92 family glycosyl hydrolase produces MIRSKTLALAVFAQLTGSVLYAQTTKKLTAYVNPFIGTGAVANSLSGNNYPGATVPFGMVQLSPDTRESPDWSAASGYDYNDRSIVGFSHTHLSGTGAADFFDILFMPTTGAVKTRAGIPGKPGSGYSSSFAHDQEKAKPGYYSVKLKDYDVEVELTATAHAGFHKYTFPKNSKAHVVIDLDHSMKKGDWNSRIINAQFQVVDDHTVEGYRVITGWAKLRKVFFHVEFSRPIAHHILVEGGTQYFDQKLINGSDLRAILDFELADGLPLLAKIGISAVSIENAKLNLAKEIPAWDFGKTVAEADEKWEQELQKIKVTGNEVKKELFYTGLYHAFLQPNNIADVNGEYPGINYNTGQAKDGVQYSTFSLWDSYRASHPLYTLTQPERSAAFVNSMLRQYDAYGYLPIWQLWGQENYCMIGNHAIPVIVDAALKDLKGFDLEKAYEAVKNSSTIDHPGSPFKVWEKYQYMPENIQSQSVSITLEMAYDDWCVAQFAKKLGKMEDYHHFMERSGYYKNLHDKQTGFFRAKDSEGKWIEPFSPLKYGSNGGHPFTEGNAWQYYWYVPQDINNLIQLTGGQQAFTDKLDVFFSLEAKPDEVNGNASGFIGQYAHGNEPSHHVAYLYNYAGQPWKTQYYVSKIVNELYNNSSSGYAGNDDCGQMSAWYVFSAMGFYPVNPVMGVYAIGSPSFKQIQLQLPGKKVFTIIAERASARNIYIQSAKLNGKPYSSSFITQADIVNGGELEFVMGPKPNKIIVQKN; encoded by the coding sequence ATGATCAGATCCAAGACCCTTGCCCTTGCTGTATTTGCCCAGCTAACAGGAAGTGTGCTGTATGCGCAAACCACTAAAAAGTTAACTGCTTACGTAAATCCCTTCATTGGTACCGGAGCAGTAGCCAACAGCCTGTCCGGAAATAACTATCCCGGCGCAACCGTTCCCTTTGGAATGGTGCAACTGAGTCCAGATACCCGGGAGTCACCGGACTGGTCTGCAGCTTCGGGTTATGACTATAACGACCGCAGCATTGTAGGGTTCAGTCACACCCATTTAAGTGGTACCGGCGCAGCCGATTTCTTCGACATTTTGTTTATGCCGACCACCGGAGCGGTAAAAACCAGGGCGGGAATTCCAGGGAAGCCAGGCAGCGGTTACAGTTCCAGCTTTGCCCACGATCAGGAAAAAGCAAAACCAGGATATTACAGTGTAAAACTTAAGGACTATGATGTAGAGGTAGAGCTAACCGCAACAGCACATGCCGGCTTCCATAAATATACTTTTCCAAAAAATAGTAAAGCCCATGTGGTAATCGATTTAGATCATTCCATGAAAAAAGGCGATTGGAACAGCAGGATTATAAATGCGCAGTTTCAAGTGGTCGATGACCATACGGTTGAAGGCTACCGGGTCATTACTGGCTGGGCCAAACTAAGAAAAGTATTTTTCCATGTTGAATTCTCCAGGCCAATTGCTCACCATATTCTGGTAGAGGGCGGTACACAGTATTTTGATCAGAAGTTAATCAACGGATCAGATTTAAGGGCTATTCTTGATTTTGAGCTTGCTGATGGCCTTCCATTACTGGCCAAAATAGGCATTTCAGCTGTCAGCATCGAAAATGCAAAGCTCAATTTAGCTAAAGAAATACCAGCCTGGGATTTTGGTAAAACCGTAGCCGAAGCAGATGAAAAGTGGGAACAGGAACTGCAAAAAATAAAAGTTACAGGCAATGAGGTGAAGAAGGAATTGTTTTACACAGGGCTGTATCATGCCTTTTTACAGCCCAATAATATAGCAGATGTAAATGGAGAATATCCAGGGATAAACTATAACACCGGTCAGGCAAAAGATGGCGTTCAATATTCCACGTTTTCGCTGTGGGACAGCTATAGGGCATCTCATCCGCTATATACCCTAACCCAGCCAGAGCGGAGTGCCGCATTCGTAAACAGTATGCTCAGGCAATATGATGCCTATGGTTATTTACCCATATGGCAGCTCTGGGGGCAAGAGAATTACTGTATGATTGGCAACCATGCCATCCCTGTAATTGTGGATGCTGCTTTAAAAGACCTTAAAGGATTTGATTTGGAGAAAGCTTACGAAGCAGTTAAAAATTCTTCCACCATCGATCATCCCGGATCGCCGTTTAAGGTGTGGGAAAAATACCAGTATATGCCAGAAAATATCCAAAGTCAGTCGGTATCCATTACGCTGGAAATGGCCTATGACGATTGGTGTGTTGCACAGTTTGCAAAAAAGCTCGGCAAGATGGAAGATTACCACCATTTTATGGAACGCTCGGGATATTATAAAAATCTGCACGACAAACAAACTGGATTTTTCAGGGCAAAAGACAGTGAAGGAAAATGGATAGAACCCTTTAGCCCACTTAAATATGGTTCCAATGGAGGCCATCCATTTACCGAAGGAAATGCCTGGCAATATTACTGGTATGTGCCTCAGGACATCAATAACTTAATTCAGTTAACCGGGGGACAGCAGGCTTTTACAGATAAGCTGGATGTCTTTTTTAGCTTGGAAGCAAAGCCGGATGAAGTCAACGGAAATGCCTCTGGATTTATCGGACAATATGCCCACGGTAATGAGCCAAGTCACCATGTGGCTTACCTGTACAATTACGCGGGACAACCCTGGAAAACGCAGTACTATGTCTCTAAAATTGTGAATGAATTGTATAACAATTCTTCCTCAGGATATGCCGGCAATGACGATTGCGGCCAAATGTCTGCTTGGTATGTATTTAGCGCCATGGGCTTTTATCCGGTTAATCCCGTTATGGGAGTTTATGCCATCGGCTCGCCCTCTTTTAAGCAGATACAGTTGCAGCTACCCGGGAAAAAAGTATTCACCATAATCGCAGAACGCGCCTCTGCGCGAAATATTTACATTCAGTCCGCTAAGCTCAATGGCAAGCCTTATTCCTCTTCATTTATTACTCAGGCAGATATTGTAAATGGAGGCGAGTTGGAATTTGTGATGGGGCCAAAGCCCAATAAAATTATAGTTCAAAAAAATTAA
- a CDS encoding glycoside hydrolase N-terminal domain-containing protein: MFQNKTICGLVLAIFLLVNSAFAQNKLRLWYNQPAQKWEETLALGNGRLGMMPDGGVHQEKIVLNDITLWSGAPQDANNYEANKSLPQIRKLILEGKNEEAQELVNRDFICKGQGSGGTNYGCFQVLGELLIDFDYKLADNVRPFFGNYHRELSLNNALASTSYKLKDVTYKREYLTSFDDDVSIIRLTADQKGQLNCKISISRPERSATTVVDQELHMSGQLDNGIDGKGMRYLTRVKTILEGGTLTTENNNLVIKNATSVLIYIAAGTDFKNPAFKTKMSRDLSTALKKSYAVEKQNHIRNYQKLFNRLSLNIGTEKPDEVPTDQRLESFHKDPKADSGFPVLFYQFGRYLSICSTRVGLLPPNLQGLWANQVHTPWNGDYHLDVNIQMNQWPVEVSNLSELNLPLAELVRGMVKPGERTAKAYYNAEGWIAHVITNVWGFTEPGESASWGASNAGSGWLCNNLWDHYAFSLDKNYLKSIYPILKGSAQFYSSALIKDPETGWLVTAPSVSPENSFYLPNGKTASISMGPTIDNQIVRELFGNVILAAKTLGIDPEFRKSLQEKLKSVPPAGNISKDGRIMEWLKDYKETDPQHRHISHLYGLYPASLITTAKTPELAAAAKKSLDVRGDDGPGWSIAYKLLFWARLHDGARSYKLLTELLKPTTRTDINYGAGGGIYPNLLAAGPPFQIDGNFGGTAGIAEMLIQSHEDYVEFLPSVPDLWKASGAVKGMRARGNYTVDFAWKDGKVTSYKITSPKPTQLKVKINGSIKKVTSTVI, translated from the coding sequence ATGTTTCAAAATAAAACGATATGTGGCTTGGTCCTCGCCATTTTTCTTCTCGTTAACAGCGCTTTTGCTCAAAATAAATTACGTCTCTGGTATAATCAGCCTGCCCAGAAATGGGAAGAGACCCTAGCTTTAGGTAACGGACGTTTGGGCATGATGCCCGATGGCGGAGTACATCAGGAAAAAATAGTTTTGAACGACATCACCCTATGGTCCGGGGCACCACAGGATGCCAACAATTATGAGGCAAATAAAAGTTTGCCCCAAATTAGAAAGCTAATCCTGGAGGGGAAAAATGAGGAAGCGCAGGAACTGGTAAACCGTGATTTTATCTGCAAAGGACAAGGTTCTGGTGGTACCAATTATGGCTGTTTCCAGGTTCTTGGAGAGCTCCTGATCGATTTTGACTATAAACTTGCCGACAATGTGAGGCCTTTTTTTGGCAACTACCATCGCGAATTGAGTCTTAACAATGCCCTTGCCAGCACGAGTTACAAACTGAAAGATGTCACTTACAAAAGGGAGTACCTCACCAGTTTTGATGATGATGTCAGCATCATCCGCCTAACCGCAGATCAAAAGGGGCAATTGAATTGCAAAATTTCCATCTCCCGCCCTGAAAGATCAGCAACTACAGTTGTAGACCAGGAGCTGCACATGTCTGGACAGCTGGATAATGGCATAGATGGAAAAGGCATGCGCTATTTAACCAGGGTAAAGACAATTCTGGAGGGTGGCACCTTAACAACGGAAAATAACAACCTGGTTATTAAAAATGCAACAAGTGTGCTGATCTATATTGCGGCGGGTACCGACTTTAAAAACCCTGCTTTTAAAACAAAAATGAGCAGGGACCTTAGTACCGCACTAAAGAAGAGTTATGCGGTTGAAAAACAAAACCACATCAGGAATTATCAAAAACTGTTTAACCGTTTAAGCCTCAATATTGGCACTGAGAAGCCAGATGAGGTACCTACAGATCAGCGCCTGGAAAGCTTTCATAAAGATCCGAAAGCAGATAGTGGATTTCCGGTTTTGTTTTACCAGTTTGGACGCTATTTAAGCATTTGCAGTACCCGGGTAGGCCTATTGCCGCCAAACTTGCAGGGCTTATGGGCAAACCAGGTCCACACGCCATGGAACGGAGACTATCACCTGGATGTGAATATCCAAATGAACCAATGGCCTGTGGAGGTCAGTAACCTGTCAGAATTGAACCTCCCGCTTGCTGAGTTGGTGCGTGGTATGGTTAAACCAGGAGAGCGGACTGCAAAGGCTTATTATAATGCAGAGGGTTGGATTGCACATGTCATCACCAACGTGTGGGGTTTTACAGAGCCAGGAGAAAGCGCTTCCTGGGGAGCTTCCAATGCCGGATCGGGTTGGTTGTGTAACAACCTTTGGGACCATTATGCGTTTAGCCTGGACAAAAATTACTTAAAAAGTATTTACCCGATACTCAAAGGATCAGCTCAGTTTTACAGCAGCGCTTTAATCAAGGATCCGGAAACAGGATGGTTGGTTACGGCACCTTCGGTATCGCCAGAAAACAGCTTCTACCTGCCTAATGGTAAAACGGCAAGCATTTCTATGGGCCCCACCATTGACAATCAGATTGTAAGGGAGTTGTTCGGTAATGTAATCCTTGCTGCCAAAACTTTGGGCATTGATCCGGAATTCAGGAAATCATTGCAGGAAAAGTTAAAATCTGTACCTCCGGCAGGAAACATCAGCAAAGACGGACGAATCATGGAATGGTTAAAAGATTATAAGGAAACAGATCCGCAGCATCGCCACATTTCTCATTTGTATGGCCTTTATCCCGCTTCTTTAATTACCACAGCTAAAACCCCGGAACTTGCAGCAGCTGCAAAAAAATCGCTGGATGTGAGAGGTGACGATGGGCCAGGCTGGTCTATTGCTTATAAGTTGTTGTTTTGGGCAAGGCTGCACGATGGTGCACGCTCCTATAAATTACTAACTGAGTTGCTTAAACCAACAACCAGAACCGATATTAATTATGGTGCCGGTGGCGGTATTTATCCAAACTTACTTGCTGCGGGCCCTCCTTTTCAAATTGATGGTAACTTTGGCGGTACCGCAGGTATTGCTGAAATGCTGATCCAAAGCCATGAGGATTATGTGGAGTTTTTGCCTTCCGTTCCTGATTTATGGAAAGCTTCCGGAGCGGTAAAAGGGATGCGTGCCCGTGGAAATTATACGGTAGATTTTGCCTGGAAAGACGGTAAAGTCACGAGTTATAAAATTACTTCCCCAAAACCAACCCAATTGAAAGTTAAGATCAATGGATCTATAAAAAAAGTTACATCAACAGTCATATAA